The Streptomyces laurentii region GACGGCGGGCGGCAGCAGCCGGTCCCGCGCGGCCCGTTCCGCCGCGCCGAGGGCCGCGGCGAGCGCCCGCGGGGTGCTCGCGTCGACGTCCAGGGCGCGCAGGACGGCCACCACGGTGGCCTCGGGCACGGTGACCGTGACGCCCTCCGAGGGGGCGTACTCGGTGGCGACGCCGTGCAGGGCGGCGAGACGGGCCAGGGTCACGTCACACTCCGGGGGACTCCGAACCGCCCGCCGCGGCACGGACGGTGGGTTCGCTGGTGAGGGGGGTCGCCTCGACGAGAGGCGGTTCGCTGGTGAGCGGGGCGGCGTCGGCGAGGGGCGGCTCGCTGGTCAGCGGGCGGCCCTGGGCGGGGATGTGTATGCGGGCGGCGGTCGGGGCGGAGGTGCCGGCGGGGTCGGTGGCGGTCACGGGGTCTCCCGGTTCGTTCGTCAGCGCGGGCGGGGTGACGCGCGGCACTGCCCGGCGCCACCGGAGCGGCGCCGGGCAGGACAGCACAGGAAGCCCTACCCGCCGCTGCCCGTTTTACCGGCGGGATCCGGCGAAAGGGTGCCACCCCGCCGAAAGCACACCAGGCAAACCAGACAGTTCGACCAGCCGCATTGACACTCCGTCGGCCCAGGTGGTGGGCTCGTGACCGACTTGTGATCCAGGGGGGAGAGCGAGAGGAGACCGGCGTGCACCTCGGGCGCAGCAAGCGGACCGCGACAGCCGTCGCCGCGGCGATCATCGGCGGGCTGCTCGGAAGTGCCGTTCCCGGCACCGCTCAGGCCGCCCCGGCGGCCCCTTTCGCCCCCGCGCCCCCGGCCTCTCCCACCACGCCGCTCGCACCGGTCGCCGCCCCCGACCGGGCGGCCGAGGGCACCGTCCCGCCCGTCTGGCCACGCCCGCAGTCGCTCACCGCCTCTCGC contains the following coding sequences:
- a CDS encoding hypothetical protein (identified by MetaGeneAnnotator; putative;~sequence version:1); the encoded protein is MPRVTPPALTNEPGDPVTATDPAGTSAPTAARIHIPAQGRPLTSEPPLADAAPLTSEPPLVEATPLTSEPTVRAAAGGSESPGV